One window of the Pyrinomonadaceae bacterium genome contains the following:
- the lptD gene encoding LPS assembly protein LptD, with the protein MLLRSSRVLTILSCLLLALFVVTRVAAQQPNPVDRKVENPITDTPNVNPLQQDQPIRPTVTAQQPGAQSTESLSVVCNRESISGPAENRVSICEGNVDARIGTYRLQADKVTVYDATNKVIAEGNVVFDQGDQQRITGSHAEWNYRTKTGFFVNSTGYTNQTQDGTRMYFTADRVEKVNLTTIVVINGEITACDEEVPKWSFRAKRATIKTGDRVRIKSASFRIKRLPVIFMPYVSISIKHRDRSSGFLTPTFSASGEKGFRISEAYYLTLGRSADFTLRGDLYSKRGYGIGGDLRTRANSRSFMNLGFFIVKDRVLGPKEDADHPDEGGSSFYVDAVHYFPNGFLAAADVNITSNLAFRQRFSDTIQKAISPEERSQVFINKNYNAYSLNFRMNSQATSLQNSQIRLRQLPSLNFDRRPSIVRWLKELPVYLSWESGVEGVSRKETAGDLALFRDEVGRDPIFTPSIVQRFDFHPVVSVPLTFAGWSVTATAGVRGTYYSNSFDPVTQLVTPRDVVRGYGEFELDVRPPALARNFRRDDGSVRFRHVIEPYITYRRIAGIDDFHRIIRFDYVDAIANTNEIEFGLTNRFFTRRSTESVGPTAARLAREKKDSLATQPYEALTITLRGKYFFDRFFGGALIPGQRNQFYPIDTFSAFSYGAVPRRFSPLNIDVRYRPTQHTFADFRSDIDTRGGGLRAMAATVGFNRTAIIEAFSTFYYTRAVELVPSLRQFANPQGAEPGTLRGSQWSPSVFFGDRENGLFGGLSLFFDFQKHPFAGERALVSSTATLGYTWKCCAVTMQYFTFNLALRSENRMVFAFRLNGLGTFGTEQIGQGFR; encoded by the coding sequence GTGCTGCTGCGAAGCTCGCGCGTACTGACCATTCTCTCATGCCTCTTGCTGGCGCTTTTTGTCGTCACGCGCGTTGCAGCGCAACAACCCAATCCGGTCGATCGCAAAGTCGAGAACCCGATTACCGACACGCCGAACGTAAATCCTTTGCAACAGGATCAACCGATCCGGCCGACGGTGACCGCTCAGCAGCCAGGCGCGCAGAGCACGGAATCGCTCAGCGTCGTTTGTAACCGGGAAAGCATTTCCGGGCCGGCAGAAAATCGGGTGTCGATTTGCGAAGGCAACGTTGACGCCCGCATCGGCACGTATCGCTTGCAAGCCGACAAAGTAACTGTCTACGACGCGACGAACAAAGTAATCGCGGAAGGCAACGTAGTTTTCGATCAGGGCGATCAGCAGCGCATCACCGGCAGTCACGCGGAATGGAATTACCGGACGAAGACAGGCTTCTTCGTCAACTCGACCGGCTATACGAACCAGACGCAAGACGGCACGCGCATGTACTTCACGGCCGATCGTGTCGAGAAGGTCAACCTGACGACCATTGTCGTCATTAACGGCGAAATCACCGCCTGCGACGAAGAAGTTCCGAAGTGGAGCTTTCGCGCAAAGAGAGCCACGATCAAGACGGGCGATCGAGTGCGGATTAAGTCGGCGTCGTTTCGCATCAAGCGCCTGCCGGTGATCTTCATGCCCTACGTGTCGATTTCGATCAAGCATCGCGATCGATCTTCCGGATTCTTAACCCCGACCTTCAGCGCGTCGGGAGAAAAAGGCTTTCGAATTTCTGAGGCTTACTACCTGACGCTCGGCCGGTCGGCTGATTTCACTCTGCGCGGAGACTTGTATTCGAAGCGCGGTTACGGAATCGGTGGCGACCTGCGGACGCGAGCCAACTCGCGCTCGTTCATGAACCTCGGATTTTTCATCGTTAAAGATCGCGTGCTCGGGCCGAAAGAAGACGCGGATCATCCGGATGAGGGCGGCTCGAGCTTCTACGTCGACGCGGTGCACTACTTTCCCAATGGCTTCCTGGCGGCGGCCGACGTGAATATCACTTCGAACCTGGCGTTCCGGCAGAGGTTTTCGGACACGATTCAGAAAGCGATTTCACCGGAAGAGCGTTCGCAGGTTTTCATCAACAAGAACTACAACGCGTACAGCCTGAACTTTCGGATGAATTCGCAAGCAACCTCGCTTCAGAATTCCCAGATTCGTCTTCGTCAACTGCCCAGTCTTAATTTCGATCGCCGTCCATCGATTGTGCGCTGGCTGAAGGAGCTGCCCGTATATCTGTCGTGGGAGAGTGGCGTCGAAGGCGTCAGCCGCAAAGAAACCGCGGGTGACCTTGCCCTCTTCCGCGATGAGGTGGGTCGCGATCCAATCTTCACTCCGTCGATTGTGCAGCGTTTTGATTTTCATCCCGTCGTTTCGGTGCCATTGACGTTTGCGGGCTGGTCCGTGACCGCAACGGCCGGCGTGCGCGGCACTTATTATTCCAATTCATTCGACCCGGTGACGCAGTTGGTGACGCCTCGCGACGTCGTGCGCGGTTACGGCGAATTTGAATTAGACGTGCGGCCGCCGGCGCTCGCCCGCAACTTCCGCCGCGACGACGGCTCAGTTCGCTTTCGTCACGTGATCGAGCCGTACATCACTTATCGTCGCATTGCAGGCATCGATGATTTTCACCGGATCATTCGTTTCGATTATGTCGATGCGATCGCTAACACGAACGAGATTGAGTTCGGCTTAACCAATCGTTTCTTCACGCGTCGCTCCACGGAAAGTGTCGGGCCGACCGCAGCGCGACTCGCGCGCGAGAAGAAAGACTCGCTGGCGACCCAGCCCTACGAAGCGTTGACCATCACCTTACGCGGAAAGTATTTCTTCGATCGGTTCTTTGGCGGCGCGCTAATTCCCGGACAGCGCAATCAGTTCTATCCGATCGACACATTCTCGGCTTTTAGCTATGGCGCGGTGCCGCGGCGCTTCTCGCCCCTGAACATCGACGTGCGTTATCGGCCGACACAGCACACGTTCGCTGACTTTCGCAGCGACATCGACACGCGCGGCGGCGGGCTGCGGGCGATGGCGGCTACGGTGGGCTTCAATCGCACGGCTATCATCGAAGCGTTTTCAACTTTCTACTACACGCGTGCGGTTGAACTGGTGCCGTCGCTCAGGCAGTTTGCAAACCCGCAGGGCGCTGAGCCGGGAACATTGCGGGGCTCACAATGGAGCCCGTCTGTATTTTTTGGTGATCGTGAAAATGGATTATTCGGCGGTCTCTCACTGTTCTTCGATTTTCAGAAGCATCCGTTCGCCGGCGAGCGCGCGCTGGTCAGCTCGACCGCGACGCTCGGTTACACATGGAAGTGCTGCGCCGTCACCATGCAGTACTTCACCTTCAATCTGGCATTGCGGAGCGAGAACCGCATGGTCTTCGCCTTCCGCCTCAACGGCCTCGGCACTTTCGGGACTGAGCAGATTGGCCAGGGATTCAGGTAA
- the lpxB gene encoding lipid-A-disaccharide synthase, with protein sequence MSNAKSQIDPTSLRLMLVAGEASGDAHGASLVRALREASSQTNFEFFGATGAQMRAAGVESIVDTDTLSIMGLWEVGSVLPKFLRAFGDLKHGAMERRPDAVVLIDWPEFNLRLARWLHRRGFRVIYYVSPQVWAWRSYRAHSIRRDVDLLLSILPFEKDWYAARGMNHVEYVGHPLVGTVSPTFDREEFCRRHDLDPAQPIITFLPGSRHKELMRILPSMLDAGARISKTRPDIQFVLVIAPNRALTEVQQITSQRHAGSLPGTLRVIHHETREALAASDAAAIASGTATLEAALLGTPMVIVYKESPINWHLLGRLIQVDNYGLVNLVAGREVVTELMQNDLNGEQLAGELLALLEPARNQGVRNELQEVSAKLGEQGASQRAAASILEFLRSRT encoded by the coding sequence ATGTCAAATGCCAAATCTCAAATTGATCCCACTTCGCTCCGCTTAATGCTCGTCGCCGGTGAAGCTTCCGGCGATGCCCATGGCGCATCATTGGTGCGTGCCCTGCGCGAAGCGTCATCTCAAACGAACTTCGAATTCTTCGGCGCCACAGGCGCACAGATGCGCGCGGCTGGAGTCGAGTCGATTGTTGATACAGACACGCTGTCCATCATGGGCCTTTGGGAGGTCGGCAGTGTGCTGCCAAAATTTCTGCGCGCGTTCGGCGATCTGAAACACGGCGCAATGGAGCGCCGTCCCGACGCGGTAGTTTTGATCGACTGGCCGGAATTCAATCTGCGACTGGCGCGTTGGCTACATCGGCGCGGCTTCCGTGTCATTTATTACGTGAGTCCTCAGGTATGGGCCTGGCGTTCATATCGCGCGCACAGCATCCGGCGCGACGTCGATCTGCTGCTCTCAATTTTGCCGTTCGAAAAAGACTGGTACGCCGCGCGTGGCATGAATCACGTTGAGTACGTCGGGCATCCGTTGGTTGGGACCGTGAGCCCAACCTTCGATCGTGAAGAATTTTGTCGCCGTCATGATCTCGATCCCGCGCAACCGATCATTACCTTCTTGCCCGGCAGCCGCCACAAAGAACTTATGCGCATCCTGCCATCAATGCTTGATGCCGGAGCGCGAATTTCAAAAACTCGACCAGACATTCAGTTCGTTCTCGTGATTGCACCCAATCGCGCCCTGACAGAGGTGCAACAGATCACTTCCCAAAGGCACGCCGGTTCGCTGCCTGGCACGCTGCGGGTTATTCATCACGAAACGCGTGAAGCGCTGGCCGCATCCGATGCGGCGGCGATCGCCAGCGGCACGGCGACGTTAGAGGCGGCGCTGCTCGGCACGCCGATGGTCATCGTTTACAAAGAATCGCCGATCAACTGGCATTTGCTGGGCCGGCTTATTCAGGTGGATAACTACGGATTAGTGAACCTGGTCGCAGGACGTGAAGTGGTGACGGAACTGATGCAGAACGATTTGAACGGCGAGCAGTTGGCGGGTGAACTGCTCGCCTTGCTTGAGCCTGCCCGTAACCAGGGAGTTCGAAATGAACTGCAGGAGGTTTCAGCGAAGCTTGGCGAGCAAGGAGCCTCGCAACGAGCAGCCGCAAGCATTCTGGAGTTCCTGCGCTCGAGAACCTGA
- a CDS encoding C40 family peptidase: protein MNFRKLFPCLLTAACALSLSVTAVAQKRNPDDRPRYALEIHNPLPEAPTEELIDDRSPAPAKNASAEVRFQTQLFGAIESHLGAPYRFNTTGPNTFDCSGLVWRTFNEIGVNFTRGPARSYWAVFEAPPANERFKAGTLVFFSGLTHVGIVADEKGFYHASRRNGVIYSPFSEYWLSRIDGFRRVPLEGLQPIAMKRQPKPAVVNLSDEGTPR from the coding sequence TTGAATTTTAGAAAACTGTTCCCCTGTCTGCTGACTGCCGCCTGCGCGCTGTCTCTTTCCGTCACCGCTGTCGCCCAGAAAAGGAATCCTGATGATCGCCCGCGCTATGCGCTGGAGATTCATAATCCGCTTCCGGAAGCACCGACAGAAGAGCTCATCGACGACAGATCGCCAGCGCCTGCAAAGAACGCCTCTGCGGAGGTCCGCTTTCAGACGCAATTGTTCGGCGCGATTGAATCTCATTTGGGAGCCCCATATCGCTTTAACACGACCGGGCCGAACACCTTCGACTGTTCCGGTCTGGTGTGGCGCACGTTTAACGAGATCGGCGTGAACTTCACGCGCGGTCCGGCACGCTCATACTGGGCGGTCTTTGAAGCGCCGCCGGCGAACGAGCGGTTCAAAGCCGGCACCCTGGTTTTCTTCAGTGGCCTGACGCACGTGGGCATCGTCGCCGACGAAAAAGGTTTCTATCACGCCTCGCGCCGGAACGGTGTGATCTATTCCCCGTTTAGTGAATATTGGCTTTCGCGAATTGACGGCTTCCGACGCGTGCCTTTGGAAGGGCTGCAGCCAATCGCGATGAAGCGTCAGCCGAAACCGGCAGTCGTTAACCTTAGCGACGAGGGAACGCCGCGCTAG
- a CDS encoding MM0924 family protein, which yields MEQLLAKLIGREIDVICAGTSALRGECVGVENSVLQLKNDEGEVFYIAVDKIVAVWEKKDRSRHPGFVFKN from the coding sequence ATGGAACAACTTCTCGCAAAACTGATCGGACGCGAAATCGATGTTATTTGCGCGGGCACCTCAGCCCTGCGCGGCGAATGTGTGGGCGTCGAGAACAGCGTGCTGCAGCTGAAAAATGATGAGGGCGAGGTTTTTTACATCGCCGTCGATAAGATAGTTGCGGTTTGGGAGAAGAAAGACAGGAGCCGCCACCCGGGTTTCGTGTTCAAGAACTGA
- a CDS encoding YkgJ family cysteine cluster protein, whose protein sequence is MGNNGRLKLSNEIETVPNRTYYNCSSCPAYCCAIYERVQVTPRDIKRLARHFTVDYATAEKRFTTTWQGERILRRKSDPVLGEACKFLNLETRRCTIYDARPLTCREFPARKRCAYYDLLTFERSQQNDRTVLPLVQITFRDED, encoded by the coding sequence ATGGGAAACAACGGACGGCTAAAGCTTTCGAACGAAATAGAAACGGTGCCGAATCGCACCTACTACAATTGTTCAAGTTGCCCGGCGTACTGTTGCGCGATCTACGAGCGCGTGCAAGTGACGCCGCGCGACATTAAGCGGCTGGCGAGGCACTTCACCGTCGACTACGCGACCGCCGAAAAGCGCTTCACGACCACCTGGCAAGGCGAGCGCATTCTGCGCCGCAAATCAGATCCAGTACTCGGAGAAGCGTGTAAGTTTCTCAATCTGGAAACGCGCCGCTGCACGATTTACGACGCGCGTCCGCTGACCTGTCGCGAGTTTCCCGCGCGCAAACGTTGCGCATACTATGATCTGCTGACCTTCGAACGTAGCCAGCAGAACGACCGGACGGTTCTGCCGTTGGTGCAGATTACATTTCGTGACGAAGACTAA
- the speY gene encoding deoxyhypusine synthase: MAKKQSKFLRGRRIDPKPITRTTKLVDLVDNAFVAYNAARLREACGLFAEKMLEPDVTVGVTLTGALTPAGLGMSALIPLIKAGFIDWIISTGANFYHDTHFGLGLSMHEGSAQTSDVVLREEEVVRIYDIFFDYSVLLDTDAFFRRMIEADEFQKPMSTAEFHYRAGRYVLERERKLGIKNKSLLAAAHEHAVPLYTSSPGDSSIGMNVAAKALQGNKLAFDPSLDVNETASIVLAAKRGLIRDRVKGSNKKKSGGKSAIFILGGGSPKNFALQTEPQIQEVLGIDERGHDYFLQVTDARPDTGGLSGATPGEAVSWGKVDPDRLPDAVVCYLDSTVALPIITAYALAKHKPRPPRRLYDRREEFMELLLTEYRRSTRR, from the coding sequence TTGGCAAAGAAGCAAAGTAAATTTCTGCGCGGGCGACGGATCGATCCGAAGCCCATCACGCGCACGACGAAGCTGGTCGATCTGGTCGATAACGCGTTCGTCGCTTACAACGCGGCGCGTCTGCGCGAAGCGTGCGGATTGTTTGCCGAGAAGATGCTCGAGCCCGACGTCACCGTCGGCGTGACGTTGACCGGCGCGTTGACGCCGGCGGGCCTCGGCATGTCGGCCCTCATTCCGCTCATCAAAGCAGGCTTTATCGACTGGATCATTTCAACCGGCGCCAACTTTTATCACGACACGCACTTTGGTCTCGGCCTTTCGATGCACGAAGGCAGCGCGCAGACCTCGGACGTCGTTCTACGCGAAGAAGAGGTGGTCAGGATCTACGACATCTTCTTTGATTACTCAGTTCTGCTCGACACCGACGCGTTCTTTCGCCGCATGATCGAAGCGGACGAATTTCAAAAGCCGATGTCCACCGCCGAGTTTCACTATCGTGCCGGCCGTTACGTGCTGGAGCGCGAACGAAAGCTGGGAATCAAGAACAAATCGTTGCTGGCGGCGGCGCATGAACATGCGGTACCGCTCTACACGTCGTCGCCTGGCGATTCATCGATTGGCATGAACGTCGCGGCGAAGGCTCTACAAGGCAACAAGCTCGCCTTCGATCCTTCGCTGGACGTGAATGAAACTGCATCGATTGTGCTGGCGGCGAAGCGCGGATTGATTCGTGATCGGGTCAAGGGTTCAAATAAGAAGAAATCCGGAGGCAAGTCGGCCATCTTCATTCTCGGCGGAGGCTCGCCAAAGAATTTTGCCCTGCAAACCGAACCGCAGATCCAGGAAGTTTTAGGCATCGATGAGCGCGGCCACGATTATTTTCTGCAAGTCACTGACGCGCGGCCGGACACGGGCGGCCTTTCCGGTGCGACGCCGGGCGAAGCCGTTTCGTGGGGCAAAGTGGATCCCGATCGCTTGCCCGATGCAGTAGTTTGTTACCTTGATTCAACCGTGGCCCTTCCGATTATTACGGCGTACGCTCTGGCGAAGCACAAGCCGCGGCCACCACGACGCTTGTACGACCGGCGTGAAGAGTTCATGGAGTTGTTGCTAACTGAGTACAGACGATCGACCAGGCGATAG
- a CDS encoding hemolysin family protein, with amino-acid sequence MEIALAVSFLLLLALTFLATVDMAFGQLSDVGLRRLAAEAEEQPKARYAPLLNEILENRSRFSFTLSAAIQILLVAFTVLVTFVSLRWFSRAAVGLIVSLAVTLVLAAIFRQFIPRLISLRNPESKLLRLLPWVAPFYRVLSFAAEPWHRSFDRMRKVDVEEDVSEEDEEDNGDDIEALIDVGEAEGIIEEEERELIQSAIEFGDTRVGEVMTPRTEIVALPNNATVRQARDIIIESRHSRLPVYRDQIDNIEGIVYVRDLLPLLSLGKSDSPITPFIRPVFFVPETKPVDKQLQEMQKARTYMSIVIDEYGGVAGLVTVEDILEEIVGEIEDEDISRQELEEIVPVGDGVYEVLGSTEIGKIERLFDMEIEADDFTTIAGLVMAEKGSVPRVGEQLTLRGLEVEVLNADEKRIGRLRLKQAPESRPVGTATG; translated from the coding sequence ATGGAAATTGCTTTAGCCGTCAGTTTTCTCCTGCTGCTGGCGCTGACATTTCTCGCTACGGTGGACATGGCTTTCGGCCAGTTGAGCGACGTCGGATTGCGTCGGCTCGCGGCCGAAGCCGAGGAACAGCCGAAAGCGCGCTACGCTCCGCTGCTCAATGAGATTCTCGAGAATCGTTCGCGGTTCAGTTTTACTCTTTCAGCCGCGATTCAGATCCTGCTGGTCGCCTTCACGGTCCTGGTCACATTCGTATCTTTGCGCTGGTTTTCACGCGCGGCCGTCGGCCTGATTGTATCCCTCGCCGTGACGCTGGTCCTCGCCGCAATCTTTCGTCAATTTATTCCGCGCCTGATCTCCCTGCGTAATCCGGAGTCAAAACTTCTGCGCCTGTTGCCGTGGGTCGCGCCGTTTTATCGCGTGCTGAGTTTCGCGGCTGAACCCTGGCACCGCTCGTTCGATCGGATGCGCAAGGTTGATGTGGAAGAGGACGTTTCGGAAGAGGATGAAGAAGACAACGGGGACGACATCGAAGCCCTAATCGATGTCGGCGAAGCGGAAGGCATCATCGAAGAGGAAGAGCGCGAACTGATTCAATCGGCGATCGAATTCGGCGACACGCGCGTGGGCGAAGTGATGACGCCGCGCACAGAAATTGTGGCGCTGCCGAACAACGCGACCGTGCGCCAGGCGCGCGATATCATTATCGAATCGCGTCACTCGCGCCTGCCGGTCTATCGCGATCAGATCGACAATATCGAAGGCATCGTCTACGTCCGTGACTTGTTGCCGCTGCTCTCTCTGGGCAAATCGGATTCGCCGATCACACCGTTTATTCGGCCCGTTTTCTTTGTCCCTGAGACCAAGCCGGTCGACAAGCAGCTTCAGGAGATGCAGAAGGCGCGCACCTACATGTCCATCGTGATTGACGAATACGGCGGCGTGGCGGGTCTGGTGACCGTCGAAGACATCCTTGAAGAGATCGTGGGCGAGATCGAAGACGAAGATATCAGCAGGCAGGAGCTGGAGGAGATCGTTCCCGTGGGCGACGGGGTGTACGAGGTCCTGGGCAGCACAGAGATTGGCAAGATCGAGCGGCTGTTCGACATGGAGATCGAAGCGGACGACTTTACGACTATTGCCGGTTTAGTCATGGCCGAGAAGGGAAGCGTGCCGCGAGTAGGTGAACAACTGACGCTTCGCGGTCTCGAAGTCGAAGTGCTCAACGCTGATGAGAAACGGATCGGGCGACTGAGATTGAAGCAAGCTCCTGAGTCTCGGCCAGTCGGGACGGCGACGGGTTGA
- the ybeY gene encoding rRNA maturation RNase YbeY — translation MIEIINRQRRHKVQAKRWREFATGASKAIGAGKRDAVIVFVSDAAMRKLNRQFRGKDSATDVLSFPAQPESFEAEAEANLGEIVISLDRAQVQAKENGLTLVNEVEQLILHGLLHLCGHDHETDDGEMNRLELKLRKKLGI, via the coding sequence GTGATCGAAATCATCAATCGCCAGCGGCGTCACAAGGTACAGGCGAAGCGTTGGCGCGAATTCGCTACGGGAGCTTCAAAAGCAATCGGCGCCGGCAAGCGCGACGCGGTGATTGTTTTTGTTTCCGACGCAGCGATGCGAAAACTGAATCGTCAGTTTCGCGGGAAGGACTCGGCCACGGACGTGCTTTCCTTTCCGGCGCAGCCTGAGTCTTTTGAGGCGGAAGCCGAAGCGAATCTCGGCGAAATCGTGATCTCGCTAGACCGCGCCCAGGTCCAGGCGAAAGAAAACGGATTGACTCTGGTCAACGAAGTCGAACAGCTAATCCTGCATGGCTTACTTCATCTCTGCGGCCACGATCATGAGACGGACGACGGTGAGATGAATCGACTGGAGCTTAAATTACGGAAGAAATTGGGAATTTGA